The nucleotide window ATGTCGAGTTAGCGGCACAAATCGCTCCTAACGCACTAGACGCGGAAACCGTTTTGACACAAGTTGGATTAAGTCACCGATTAGACAATTTTCCAGCCCAGTTATCAGGTGGGGAACAACAGCGCGTTGCCATCGCCCGTGCATTAGCGAAAGCACCGAAGTTACTCTTGTGCGATGAACCAACAGGAGCACTTGATTACGATACGGGGAAATCCGTCTTAAAGTTATTACAAGAAACCTGTGAAAAAACCGGAACGACCGTAATCGTCATTACACATAATACAGCAATCACACCAATTGCTGACCGAGTTATTGAAATTAATAATGCAAAAGTGCGCAGTATCAAAGAAAATCCAGAGCCAATGTCCATTGATAACTTAGAATGGTAGAAAGGAGCAACCAGTGAAACGTTCAGCATTATGGAAAGATATCTACCGTGAAATATGGCGTTCGAAAAGCCGATTTATTTCGATTTTCATGCTTATTATGCTTGGGGTTGCTTTTTTCTCTGGACTAAAAGCAACTGGCCCAGATATGCTTTTAACCGCCAATAATTATTTCAATAAGTATGATTTAGCCAATTTCAACGTACAATCAACCTATGGAATCGATCAAACCGACAAACAAGCGCTTGAAAAAGTGGACGGCGTGAAGCAAGTGGAACTCGGATATACAGCAGACACCTTGATGCAAGACAAAAATATCGTTACTAAATTATATTCTTTGAATGCGGATAATCAGCTCAATAAATATAAAGTAGTGACAGGTCGTTTGCCTGAAAAATCTGGAGAAATTGCACTGGATAATAACAAACTTATCCACGAAAACGTCCAACTAGGTGATAAAGTAACTTTTGTCAAAAGTGATGGAAATAAGCTGACAGATACATTAAAAGAATCCACCTATAAAGTAGTTGGTT belongs to Listeria swaminathanii and includes:
- a CDS encoding ABC transporter ATP-binding protein, giving the protein MTYVEMKDVSKFYQMGENVVTANDKINFGINKGEFVVIVGPSGAGKSTVLNILGGMDSSSEGKIMVDGQDIAQYNAKQLTKYRRTDVGFVFQFYNLVPNLTAKENVELAAQIAPNALDAETVLTQVGLSHRLDNFPAQLSGGEQQRVAIARALAKAPKLLLCDEPTGALDYDTGKSVLKLLQETCEKTGTTVIVITHNTAITPIADRVIEINNAKVRSIKENPEPMSIDNLEW